From Microbacterium rhizosphaerae:
GATGCCCGCGGCCGCGGGAAGGAGAGCGCCGACATCGCTCCACTGCAGTCCGGTCAGAGCCGGTGCCGGCAGTCCCCGGGGCAGGGGCCCGACCACCGGCAGGACGTCCTCGAGGTGCAGGAGCCACGTGAGCACCATGGCCGCGACCACGACGACCAGCACCCCGGGCACGGGGGAGCGCAGCCACCGGAAGCCGAAGATCAGAAGCAGCGAGCCCACCCCGAAGGCGAGAGCGATCGGCACCACCTCGCCCGCCGCGATGCCGTGCACGATGGCCTCGACCTCCGCCGTCGACCCCTGTGCATCGATGGAGAAGCCGAGGAGCTTCGGAACCTGCGAGATGACGACGAGAACGCCGATCGCATTGAGGTAGCCGACGCGGATGGGCTTGGACAGCAGGTCTGTCACGAACCCGAGGCGGGCGATGCCCCCGACCAGCAGGATCGCGCCGACGAGGATGCCGAGGAGCCCGGCCAGGGCGACTGCGCGGCTCTCGCTACCGAGCGCGAGCGGCAGGATGGCCGCTGCGATGAGGGGAGCGAGCGCCGAATCGGGGCCCAGCACCAGCACGCGCGAGGGGCCGAAGATCGCGTAGGCGGTGAGGGGGACGATGGTCGCATAGAGGCCCGTCACCGGGGGAAGTCCCGCCACCTCCGCATACCCCATGCCCGCGGGGATGAGCAGCGCCGTCACGACGATGCCGGCGCGCACATCCGGCCACAGCCACGAGCGGCGATATCGCAGGATCGTGACGAGACCGGGCACCCAGCGCTGGGCGAGGCTCGCTGCCATGGCGTCTAGTCCGTATCGGGAGAGACGACGCTGATGGCTGCCGAGCCGTCCGGCTGGATCGTCACCGTCCCGGTCACGAGGAACGGCACGTCCTCATCCACGTGCTTCACGGAGCCGTCGAAGATCGAGCGGACGGCCACGCGGATGTGCGCCACCGCCGTGGTCGTCTGGATGCGCCATCCCGCTCCATCGGGCTGGAGGTTCACGGGCGGCTGCGCGACGATCGACCAGGTCGGGAGGCCGATGACGCGGTTCTCCTCGACGTAGCCGAACGGACACGCGGTCGGCTGCAGCACCTGCTGCCTCGCGCACGTGGCGAGGAAGTCATCGACCCTCGTCGTGACGGCCTTCCGGAAGCTCGCGGTGGGCTCGGCCTGGATGTCGATCGGCGTCGACGTCATCGAGGAGTTGGCGAGCACGGCGACGCCCGAGGACTCGGCGATCGGCGTGTCGACGGTCACCGAATACAGCCCGGGTGAGAAGACCAGCAGCGGAACCGGTGCGAGCGGGTTCGCCGATGCCGCGTCCGACGCCTGCCGCTTGTCGACCTCGAAGCCGTTCACGGAGAACTGCATCGAGCCGCGCACCGTCAGGTCGACGACGGCGAGGGGGCTGCGCGCGAAGCGCCACCCGGGGGCGATGCCGATCCACCCGTCGCGCTCGACCGCGAACACGCTCGTGCCCCGGTGCCCGCCGGCGCGGTAGCCGATGGTCACGAACGTCTCGCCGTCGTGGTCGGTCGCGGAGATCGCGTGCACGTCGGTGAGTGCGCCGAGCGCCGCGGGCCGCAGGAGGGCATCGGATGCGTGGAGCGGCAGACCGGACGCCTCCAGCTCGGACGAGTCGATCGCCACTCCGGGGATGGCCAGGGCGTCGGCGGTCTGCCCGTGCGCGAGATCCTCGACGTAGCGAAGCACGAAGGCGGTCGGGCTGTAGAAGTCCTGGTACACGGTCGCTGCGGCCGCGCCGAGGGCGGCGAACAGCAGCACTCCCACGCCGGCCAGAAGACCCAGATCGAGGGCGAGCGGACGCCGTCGTGCCGGTGCGACGGAGGGCTCAGGCGGGAGCGCGGGCAGCGGTGGCGCCGGCGCGTCGATGACGGATGCCGCGGCATCCGTCTGCGTCTCCCCCGTGTGCACGCCCCCCTGGCTCACAAGGCGATTCTATGAACGTGCGGCTGGAAAAGCCCTGGCTGCACGCGGCGTCTACCATAGTGTCGATGACGGTGCGCACGCTCTCGGCCGAGCAGGAGGCCCTGTTCCGGCTGATCGAGGATACCCGCGAGCACGTCTTCGTCACCGGCCGGGCCGGTACCGGCAAGTCCACGCTGCTGCAGCACCTGGCCTGGAACACGAGCAAGCAGATCGTCGTCTGCGCCCCGACGGGGGTTGCGGCGCTCAACGTCGAGGGTCAGACGATCCATTCGCTCTTCCGGCTGCCGATCGGCCTCATCGCAGGCACCGAGCTCGACCAGTCGGATGCGACGCGCAAGATCCTCAACGCCATCGACACGCTCGTCATCGACGAGATCTCGATGGTGAGCGCTGATCTGATGGATGCCATCGACCGCGCCCTGCGGCAGGCCCGCGGCCGGCGGCGCGAGCCGTTCGGCGGCGTGCAGGTCGTCATGTTCGGCGACCCCTATCAGCTCGCACCCGTGCCGCCCCGCGGCGACGAGCGCCGTTACGTCGACGACCACTACCGCTCGTTCTGGTTCTTCGACGCCCGCGTGTGGACGGGCGCATCCGCCGAAGGAGACGGGATGCTGGACCAGATCCTGACGACCGGCGAGTTCGGCGCCCCCTTGAACGTCAGCGAGCTGCGCGACATCCATCGCCAGTCCGATCCCGCCTTCAAGGCGATGCTGAACGCGGTCCGCCACGGGCGCGTGACCGCCGACATCGCCCAGGTGCTGAACGAGACCGGCGCCCGCCGCCCGCCGGCGAACGTCGAGGGCGAGCCGCCGATCATCACCCTCGCCACCCGCAACGACCGGGTCAACGCGATCAACCGCGGGCACCTCGAGGACCTCGCCGGCCGCGAGCAGACCGCCACCGCCGAGGTGAACGGCGACTTCGGTCGCGGAGACGTGTATCCGGCCGATGTCGAGCTCAAGCTCAAGGTCGGCGCGCAGGTGATGTTCCTGCGGAACGACACCCAGCAGTACGGCGACGGACCCCGCTGGGTCAACGGCACGATCGGAACGGTGACGCGCATCGCCGGAGGCACCGTGCGCGTCGACGTCAACGGCGAGGAGCACGACGTCGAGCCGGCCGTGTGGGAGAGGTTCCGCTACGCCTACGACCCGGGCTCGAAGAAGCTGACGCGCGACATCGTCGCCGAGTTCACGCAGTTCCCGCTGCGGCTGGCGTGGGCGGTCACCATCCACAAGTCGCAGGGCAAGACGTACGACAGGGCGGTGATCGACCTGGGCTCTGGCGCTTTCGCGCCGGGCCAGACCTACGTCGCGCTGTCGCGCCTGACCTCGCTCGAGGGGCTCTACCTGACGCGGCCGCTGCGGCCGAGCGACATCCGCGTCGACCCCGACGTGCAGCGGTTCATGCAGCGGGTGCGCCAGACCGCATCCTGAATCGTGTCCGGATGGCGGCGTCGATCCTATATGGCATGACGCCGGACGAGGCAAGCCCCGACCGGCAACATCGAGACAGTGTGCTTGAATCGAAACGCACGACCAGGCGTGCAGGACGCGATCACCGGGGGGTGAGGATGCGAATCCCTACGGCGAAGGGCCGGATGGCGGCAATGGCCGCGGCCGCTCTCGTCGTCGCGCTCGCCGTCGCCGGATGCGCTCCCACGCCCACGGTGCACGATGCCGCCGTCGCAGGAAACGGGGGCGATTTCGCGAAGGACACGCAGAAGCAGCTGCAGGATGCCGTGACCGCCGCGATGACCGCTGCCGGCGCATCCGGAGCCATCGTCGGCGTGTGGGCGCCGTGGGCCGGCGACTGGGTGGACGGCCT
This genomic window contains:
- a CDS encoding ATP-dependent DNA helicase, producing MTVRTLSAEQEALFRLIEDTREHVFVTGRAGTGKSTLLQHLAWNTSKQIVVCAPTGVAALNVEGQTIHSLFRLPIGLIAGTELDQSDATRKILNAIDTLVIDEISMVSADLMDAIDRALRQARGRRREPFGGVQVVMFGDPYQLAPVPPRGDERRYVDDHYRSFWFFDARVWTGASAEGDGMLDQILTTGEFGAPLNVSELRDIHRQSDPAFKAMLNAVRHGRVTADIAQVLNETGARRPPANVEGEPPIITLATRNDRVNAINRGHLEDLAGREQTATAEVNGDFGRGDVYPADVELKLKVGAQVMFLRNDTQQYGDGPRWVNGTIGTVTRIAGGTVRVDVNGEEHDVEPAVWERFRYAYDPGSKKLTRDIVAEFTQFPLRLAWAVTIHKSQGKTYDRAVIDLGSGAFAPGQTYVALSRLTSLEGLYLTRPLRPSDIRVDPDVQRFMQRVRQTAS